A single genomic interval of Hafnia alvei harbors:
- a CDS encoding hemolysin III family protein, with protein MAKANIVQQGYSLAEEVANSISHGIGFILGIVGLVLLLVQAIGTGADATAIASYSLYGGSMILLFLASTLYHAISHQHIKRWLKVFDHCAIYLLIAGTYTPFLLVGLDSTLAKWLMGVIWGIALFGILFKLAFAHRFEVLSLITYLTMGWLSLIVIYQLATKLAWGGVTLLAVGGIVYTLGVIFYVSKRIPYNHAIWHAFVLGGCACHFFAIYLYV; from the coding sequence ATGGCAAAGGCAAACATTGTTCAGCAGGGATATTCACTGGCAGAGGAAGTTGCCAACAGCATCAGCCACGGAATTGGTTTTATTCTGGGGATCGTCGGCCTCGTATTATTGTTGGTACAAGCCATTGGCACCGGCGCCGATGCCACAGCAATCGCCAGCTATAGCCTTTACGGCGGCAGCATGATTTTGCTGTTTCTTGCATCCACGCTCTATCACGCCATTTCGCATCAACACATTAAACGTTGGCTAAAGGTGTTTGACCACTGCGCCATTTATTTATTGATAGCTGGTACCTACACCCCATTCCTGCTCGTCGGATTAGATTCCACCCTAGCCAAGTGGCTGATGGGAGTTATCTGGGGTATTGCGCTGTTTGGTATTTTGTTCAAACTCGCGTTTGCCCATCGTTTTGAAGTGCTTTCACTTATCACCTACCTCACGATGGGGTGGCTGTCATTAATTGTTATCTATCAGTTGGCAACCAAACTGGCATGGGGGGGCGTAACGCTACTGGCCGTGGGTGGGATTGTTTATACACTTGGCGTTATTTTCTACGTCAGTAAACGAATTCCATACAACCACGCGATCTGGCATGCGTTTGTATTGGGCGGATGCGCCTGTCATTTTTTTGCGATTTATTTGTATGTGTAG
- a CDS encoding nucleoside-specific channel-forming protein Tsx — translation MKKIILAAGTVLALSSSVTAVAADNNSEYLSDWWHQSVNVVGSAHTRFGPQLRDDTYLEYEAFAKKDWFDFYGYVDAPMFFGGDSTSRGIWNHGSPLFMEIEPRFSIDKLTGTDLSFGPFKEWYFANNYIYDMGRNSDSRQSTWYMGLGTDIDTGLPMSLSMNVYAKYQWQNYDAANENEWDGYRFKVKYFVPITEVLGGKLSYIGFTNFDWGSDLGKDSGHSDLNGQRIRSSNSIASSHILALNYDHWHYSFVARYFHNGGQWQDGTELNFGKGNFDVKSTGWGYYLVAGYNF, via the coding sequence ATGAAAAAAATAATTTTAGCTGCAGGCACCGTGCTTGCACTTTCAAGCAGCGTTACCGCTGTAGCAGCAGACAACAACAGCGAATATCTTTCTGACTGGTGGCATCAAAGCGTTAACGTGGTGGGGAGCGCTCATACGCGCTTTGGACCACAGCTGAGAGACGATACTTACCTTGAGTATGAAGCTTTTGCTAAGAAAGATTGGTTCGACTTTTACGGTTATGTGGATGCGCCAATGTTCTTCGGCGGCGACAGCACCTCTCGCGGTATCTGGAACCACGGTTCTCCATTGTTCATGGAAATTGAACCGCGCTTCTCTATTGATAAGCTGACCGGCACCGATTTGAGCTTCGGCCCGTTCAAAGAGTGGTATTTCGCGAATAACTATATCTACGATATGGGTCGTAACAGCGATAGCCGTCAGAGCACATGGTATATGGGTCTGGGTACCGACATTGATACCGGCTTGCCAATGAGCCTGTCGATGAACGTGTATGCAAAATACCAGTGGCAGAACTACGATGCAGCTAACGAAAACGAATGGGACGGTTACCGTTTCAAAGTTAAATACTTCGTGCCAATCACCGAAGTATTGGGCGGTAAGTTGAGCTACATCGGCTTCACCAACTTCGACTGGGGTTCTGACTTAGGTAAAGATTCTGGCCACAGCGACCTGAATGGCCAGCGTATTCGTAGCAGCAACTCTATCGCTTCTAGCCACATTCTGGCCCTGAATTATGATCACTGGCACTACTCCTTCGTTGCGCGTTATTTCCATAACGGTGGACAATGGCAGGATGGTACTGAGCTGAACTTCGGCAAAGGTAACTTTGACGTGAAATCTACCGGCTGGGGTTACTACCTAGTTGCGGGTTACAACTTCTAA
- a CDS encoding shikimate 5-dehydrogenase — translation MTKHLNKDTQVCMSLAARPSNFGTRFHNYLYDALDLDYLYKAFTTKDIKAAIGGVRALGIRGCAISMPFKEDVIPLVDEMDASAKAIDSVNTIVNTDGYLKAYNTDYLAIAQLLAQYAVSPEQVFALRGSGGMAKAVACALKDAGFKQGYIVAKNEKTGQQLASLYGYEWRPDMQGVEADVLINATPIGMSGGADADTLAFSEGEIDRAKVIFDVVALPSETPMIRYAKTQGKTVISGAEVFAIQAVEQFVLYTGIRPDHELFLAAAKYARG, via the coding sequence ATGACTAAACATCTCAACAAAGATACTCAGGTATGCATGTCGCTGGCGGCGCGTCCGAGCAACTTCGGCACACGTTTTCATAATTATCTTTATGATGCGCTCGATCTGGACTATCTCTACAAAGCTTTTACGACCAAAGATATCAAAGCGGCAATTGGTGGTGTGCGTGCGCTGGGGATCCGTGGCTGCGCGATCTCGATGCCGTTTAAAGAGGATGTTATCCCGCTGGTGGATGAGATGGATGCATCTGCTAAAGCCATTGATTCAGTTAACACCATTGTGAATACCGATGGCTATCTCAAAGCGTATAACACCGACTATTTAGCGATTGCCCAGCTTTTGGCACAGTATGCCGTTTCCCCTGAGCAAGTATTTGCTCTACGTGGCAGCGGTGGAATGGCGAAGGCCGTGGCCTGTGCGTTAAAAGACGCAGGCTTTAAGCAAGGCTATATTGTGGCGAAGAATGAAAAAACCGGGCAGCAACTGGCCTCTCTATATGGTTATGAGTGGCGGCCAGATATGCAGGGCGTGGAAGCCGATGTGTTGATCAACGCAACGCCTATCGGCATGAGCGGGGGTGCCGATGCTGATACGCTGGCGTTTAGCGAAGGTGAGATCGACCGTGCGAAGGTAATTTTTGATGTTGTGGCGTTGCCATCTGAAACGCCGATGATCCGTTATGCCAAGACTCAGGGGAAAACGGTGATTAGCGGCGCTGAAGTTTTTGCTATTCAGGCCGTTGAGCAGTTTGTGTTGTATACCGGTATTCGCCCCGATCATGAGCTATTTTTGGCTGCGGCGAAATATGCGCGCGGGTGA
- the ygfZ gene encoding tRNA-modifying protein YgfZ, which translates to MTLNSLFAPRQPVASNHLPLTIMLLNDWQLVNVTGPDASKYLQGQLTVDVAALTEHEHTLCGHCDAKGKMWSDLRLFHRAEGFSYLIRRSVAENQITELKKYAVFSKLTISADNDAVILGVAGLKADAALAAYFPQLPDANTPAMTHEDTTLLYLSQPEARYLLITSLSTAEMLTDKLRGSAQFNDGQQWIELDIEAGLPVIDVANSGQFIPQATNLQALNGICFKKGCYTGQEMVARAKYRGANKRALYWLQGSASRVPQAGEDLELKLGENWRRTGTVLAAVQLNDGSLNVQVVLNNDLEADSVLRVRDDEGGMLTIQPLPYSLVEG; encoded by the coding sequence ATGACTTTGAACTCTCTTTTCGCGCCACGCCAACCGGTAGCTTCTAACCACCTGCCCTTAACGATAATGTTGCTCAACGATTGGCAGTTGGTAAACGTGACGGGGCCTGACGCTAGCAAATATTTGCAGGGCCAGCTAACCGTAGACGTTGCAGCACTCACTGAGCATGAACACACCCTCTGCGGGCATTGTGACGCGAAGGGGAAAATGTGGAGTGACCTGCGTTTATTCCACCGAGCAGAAGGCTTCTCTTATCTGATACGCCGCAGCGTGGCAGAAAATCAAATCACCGAATTAAAAAAATATGCGGTGTTTTCCAAGCTCACTATCAGCGCAGACAATGACGCCGTGATCCTCGGCGTTGCCGGCTTGAAAGCCGACGCTGCGCTTGCAGCCTATTTCCCGCAGTTGCCTGATGCCAACACACCGGCGATGACGCATGAAGACACCACGCTGCTCTATTTATCTCAGCCAGAAGCGCGCTATCTGCTGATAACCTCTTTATCCACCGCTGAAATGCTCACAGATAAACTGCGTGGCAGCGCGCAGTTTAACGACGGTCAACAGTGGATTGAGCTTGATATCGAAGCGGGCCTGCCTGTTATTGACGTCGCCAATAGCGGCCAGTTTATCCCTCAGGCCACGAATCTTCAGGCGCTGAACGGCATCTGCTTTAAAAAAGGCTGCTACACCGGCCAAGAGATGGTAGCTCGTGCTAAATATCGCGGTGCCAACAAACGTGCGCTTTATTGGCTGCAGGGTTCCGCTAGCCGCGTGCCACAAGCAGGTGAAGATTTAGAGCTCAAGTTAGGCGAAAACTGGCGACGTACTGGAACGGTATTAGCCGCCGTTCAGCTTAACGACGGCAGTCTCAACGTTCAGGTCGTGCTCAATAACGATTTAGAAGCCGATAGCGTACTGCGAGTTCGTGACGATGAAGGTGGAATGCTTACGATTCAACCGCTGCCATATTCGTTGGTGGAAGGGTAA
- the sdhE gene encoding FAD assembly factor SdhE — protein sequence MDIGNKSRIHWACRRGMRELDISIMPFFEHEYDSLSDTDKQAFVRLLECDDPDLFNWLMNHGSPKDPELAHMVKLIQTRNKDRGPMAL from the coding sequence ATGGATATAGGAAATAAATCACGCATTCATTGGGCTTGCCGCCGCGGTATGCGTGAGTTGGATATCTCCATTATGCCGTTTTTCGAACATGAGTATGATTCGCTGAGCGATACAGATAAACAGGCATTTGTACGCTTACTTGAGTGCGACGATCCCGATCTTTTCAATTGGCTTATGAACCACGGTTCACCCAAGGATCCTGAATTAGCGCATATGGTTAAACTTATTCAAACGCGAAACAAAGATCGTGGACCAATGGCGTTGTGA
- a CDS encoding protein YgfX has product MDQWRCDVRVSWRTQLLMLVTHGILILLILLAPWPENYSFYWLVLLTLVVFECIRSQKQIAKIQGEFSFLEDNHIQWQHNEWELCKTPWISDFGALLPLKSVKNQGKKKRLWIAADSLTPEAWCHLRRTLMQTHQSD; this is encoded by the coding sequence GTGGACCAATGGCGTTGTGATGTACGGGTGTCATGGCGAACGCAACTATTGATGTTGGTTACGCATGGCATTCTGATTTTGTTAATTTTGCTAGCACCCTGGCCGGAAAACTATAGTTTTTATTGGCTAGTGTTGCTGACTTTAGTGGTGTTTGAATGTATCCGCAGTCAAAAGCAGATCGCTAAGATTCAGGGAGAGTTTAGCTTTCTGGAGGATAATCATATTCAATGGCAACACAATGAGTGGGAGTTATGTAAGACGCCTTGGATCAGTGATTTTGGCGCATTGCTACCCTTGAAAAGTGTGAAAAATCAGGGAAAGAAAAAGCGTTTATGGATTGCGGCAGACAGTTTGACGCCAGAAGCATGGTGCCATTTGCGCCGAACTTTGATGCAAACGCACCAGAGTGATTAG
- the fldB gene encoding flavodoxin FldB, producing the protein MKIGLFYGSSTCYTEMAAEKIRDILGAELVDLHNIKDIPIQRMEDYDILILGIPTWDFGEIQEDWEAVWDALPTLNLHNKIIAMYGMGDQLGYGEWFLDALGMLHDRLLPLGVQFVGYWPTEGYEFTSPKPVIDDGKLFVGLALDEANQYDLSDKRLEQWCEQIMLEIAELL; encoded by the coding sequence ATGAAGATAGGTCTTTTTTACGGCTCCAGCACTTGCTATACCGAAATGGCGGCTGAAAAAATTCGCGATATTCTCGGCGCCGAGTTAGTCGATTTACATAACATCAAAGATATCCCCATCCAGCGCATGGAGGATTACGACATTTTGATCCTCGGCATTCCAACCTGGGACTTTGGTGAAATTCAAGAAGACTGGGAAGCCGTCTGGGATGCACTGCCAACCTTGAATCTACACAATAAAATTATCGCCATGTATGGCATGGGCGATCAACTTGGTTATGGCGAATGGTTCCTCGATGCCCTTGGTATGCTTCACGACCGTTTACTGCCGCTAGGCGTGCAGTTTGTCGGCTATTGGCCAACAGAGGGCTATGAGTTTACCAGTCCTAAACCTGTGATTGACGATGGCAAACTGTTCGTTGGTTTGGCTCTCGACGAAGCGAATCAATACGATTTAAGTGACAAGCGCCTAGAACAATGGTGCGAGCAGATCATGCTGGAGATCGCTGAATTACTGTAA
- the xerD gene encoding site-specific tyrosine recombinase XerD: protein MHEQDQALIEQFLDALWLERNLAENTLASYRLDLRSLAEWLAHHHSDLLQAQVSDLQSFLAERVDGGYKATSSARLLSAMRRLFQYFYREKMRSDDPTTLLSSPKLPQRLPKDLTEEQVDTLLQTPSVENPIELRDKAMLEVLYATGLRVSELVGLTQADVSLRQGVVRVIGKGNKERLVPLGEEAVYWIEYYLEYGRPWLLNGQTIDVLFPSNRAQQMTRQTFWHRIKHYAVLAGIDSSRLSPHVLRHAFATHLLNHGADLRVVQMLLGHSDLSTTQIYTHVATERLKQLHQQHHPRA, encoded by the coding sequence GTGCACGAGCAAGATCAGGCACTGATAGAACAATTTTTAGATGCGCTGTGGTTAGAACGTAACTTAGCCGAAAATACGCTGGCCTCTTATCGTCTGGATTTACGGTCGCTGGCTGAATGGCTGGCGCATCATCATTCTGATTTATTACAGGCTCAGGTTTCTGACCTGCAAAGTTTCTTAGCTGAACGCGTTGATGGCGGCTATAAAGCAACCAGCTCTGCTCGTTTACTTAGCGCCATGCGTCGTTTGTTTCAGTATTTTTATCGTGAAAAAATGCGCAGCGACGATCCGACGACGTTATTATCGTCGCCAAAGCTACCGCAGCGGTTGCCTAAAGATCTCACCGAGGAGCAGGTTGATACGTTGCTGCAAACACCAAGCGTTGAGAACCCGATAGAATTGCGGGATAAGGCGATGCTCGAAGTGCTTTATGCCACCGGACTACGCGTTTCTGAACTGGTGGGGCTGACGCAGGCCGATGTCAGTTTGCGTCAGGGCGTGGTGCGCGTTATCGGTAAAGGTAATAAAGAACGACTGGTTCCGCTGGGGGAAGAGGCGGTTTACTGGATTGAGTATTATCTGGAATATGGTCGGCCATGGCTGCTGAATGGACAAACGATAGACGTGTTGTTCCCCAGTAATCGTGCCCAGCAGATGACGCGCCAAACGTTTTGGCATCGAATTAAACACTATGCGGTACTGGCAGGAATCGATAGTTCTCGCTTATCACCGCATGTGCTCAGACACGCTTTTGCCACTCATTTACTGAACCATGGGGCGGATTTGCGTGTCGTACAAATGTTGTTAGGACATAGCGATCTGTCCACAACCCAAATTTATACGCATGTAGCTACTGAACGACTTAAACAGCTACATCAACAGCATCATCCCCGTGCGTAA
- the dsbC gene encoding bifunctional protein-disulfide isomerase/oxidoreductase DsbC, whose protein sequence is MKKGLIWLSLLAASVTGAAHAGDAEIQQSLKTLGVQKAEIQPSPVAGLQTVFTDNGVLYVTSDGKHILQGPMYDVSGAVPVNVTNQILVGRLQKLVPEMIVYKAPKEKHVITVFTDITCGYCHKLHSQMKEYNDLGITVRYLAFPRQGLSSQAEKDMQSIWCMADRRKAFDAALSGEATQPATCNVDIKKHYELGVQFGVQGTPAIVLNDGTVIPGYQGPKEMLAMLDAQAAMSKAKG, encoded by the coding sequence ATGAAGAAAGGTTTAATTTGGCTGTCTTTGCTGGCGGCTTCAGTCACTGGCGCAGCACATGCAGGTGATGCTGAAATCCAGCAGTCGCTGAAAACATTGGGCGTACAGAAAGCCGAGATTCAGCCTTCTCCGGTTGCTGGCTTGCAAACGGTATTTACCGACAACGGCGTGCTTTACGTGACCAGCGATGGTAAGCACATTCTGCAAGGGCCGATGTATGACGTCAGCGGCGCGGTGCCGGTTAACGTGACTAATCAGATTCTGGTTGGCCGTTTGCAAAAGCTGGTGCCTGAAATGATTGTCTACAAAGCACCAAAAGAAAAACATGTGATCACGGTCTTTACCGACATCACCTGCGGCTACTGCCACAAACTACATTCGCAGATGAAAGAGTATAACGATCTGGGTATCACCGTTCGTTATCTGGCATTCCCGCGTCAGGGCTTAAGCTCTCAGGCGGAAAAGGATATGCAGTCAATCTGGTGCATGGCCGATCGTCGTAAGGCGTTCGATGCGGCATTGAGCGGTGAGGCCACTCAGCCAGCAACTTGTAATGTTGATATCAAAAAACACTATGAGCTCGGCGTGCAGTTTGGCGTGCAGGGAACTCCTGCCATTGTGCTTAACGACGGCACCGTGATCCCTGGTTATCAGGGGCCGAAAGAGATGTTGGCGATGTTGGATGCGCAGGCAGCCATGAGCAAGGCTAAAGGTTAA
- the recJ gene encoding single-stranded-DNA-specific exonuclease RecJ, whose translation MIVSTQLRRREAVENHELPDDLHPLLRRVYANRGIVSMQELERGVKGLLSYQTLSGIDRAVELLHQALSEHQRIVIVGDFDADGATSTALSMLALRSMGAANVQYLVPNRFEDGYGLSPEVVEQAAAMGAELIMTVDNGISSHAGVDNAHARGIKVLVTDHHLPGETLPAADAMVNPNLNDCDFPSKSLAGVGVAFYLMLALRKHLNEHGWFEQHGIAAPNLADLLDLVALGTVADVVALDANNRILVHQGLNRIRAGKCRVGIRALLEIANRDARQLVASDLGFALGPRLNAAGRLDNMSVGVELLLCDEMPKARELASDLDSLNVTRREIEQGMQVEALQICSELERTTVEMPYGLALYHPEWHQGVVGILASRIKERFYRPVIAFAPAGDGILKGSGRSIHGLHMRDALERIDSQNPGLIMKFGGHAMAAGLSLEESRFDEFRQRFAELVGEWLDASQLEGVIWSDGELAMDELSLPTAELLRDAGPWGQAFPDPTFDGKFKILQQKLVGERHLKLMLEPVGGGPLLDGIAFNVDTTLWPDPSVREVELAFKLDINEYRGNRSVQLMIQHLWPR comes from the coding sequence TTGATCGTATCAACACAGCTCCGCCGCCGAGAGGCGGTGGAAAATCATGAACTTCCTGACGATCTCCATCCGCTATTGCGCCGTGTCTATGCCAACCGTGGCATTGTTAGCATGCAAGAGCTGGAGCGTGGGGTAAAAGGTTTACTCTCATACCAGACGCTATCGGGTATCGATCGCGCGGTAGAGCTTCTCCATCAGGCACTGTCTGAGCATCAGCGCATTGTTATCGTTGGCGACTTTGATGCCGATGGTGCAACCAGTACCGCGCTTTCTATGTTGGCACTGCGCAGCATGGGGGCGGCAAACGTTCAGTATCTGGTACCGAACCGCTTTGAAGATGGCTACGGGCTAAGCCCTGAAGTGGTTGAGCAGGCTGCTGCCATGGGTGCAGAGCTGATCATGACCGTTGATAACGGTATATCGTCTCACGCAGGTGTTGATAATGCGCATGCACGCGGGATTAAAGTACTGGTTACCGATCACCATCTGCCGGGCGAAACCTTGCCCGCCGCTGATGCCATGGTTAACCCGAACCTCAACGACTGTGATTTTCCGTCGAAGTCATTAGCCGGCGTTGGTGTGGCGTTCTATTTGATGTTAGCGCTACGCAAGCATCTGAATGAGCACGGCTGGTTTGAACAACACGGGATCGCCGCGCCGAATCTGGCTGATTTACTTGATTTAGTCGCATTAGGCACGGTGGCAGACGTTGTCGCGCTGGATGCCAACAATCGAATTTTGGTGCATCAGGGGCTTAACCGTATCCGCGCGGGAAAATGTCGTGTCGGGATCCGTGCGTTGTTAGAAATTGCCAATCGTGATGCCCGTCAGCTAGTGGCAAGTGATTTAGGTTTTGCGCTTGGTCCACGGCTTAACGCTGCCGGGCGCTTGGACAACATGTCGGTTGGCGTTGAGCTACTGCTCTGCGACGAGATGCCTAAAGCGCGCGAGCTTGCCAGCGATCTGGATAGTTTGAACGTGACGCGCCGTGAGATAGAGCAGGGCATGCAGGTTGAGGCATTACAGATTTGCAGCGAGCTGGAACGTACCACGGTTGAAATGCCGTACGGTTTGGCACTGTATCATCCAGAATGGCACCAAGGCGTGGTGGGTATTCTCGCTTCCCGCATCAAAGAGCGTTTTTACCGTCCGGTGATTGCTTTTGCTCCGGCGGGCGATGGCATTCTGAAAGGCTCAGGTCGTTCAATTCACGGTTTGCACATGCGCGATGCGCTGGAGCGCATTGATTCGCAGAACCCCGGTTTGATCATGAAGTTTGGCGGCCATGCAATGGCGGCTGGGCTATCTCTAGAAGAATCGCGCTTTGATGAATTCCGCCAGCGCTTTGCTGAACTGGTGGGTGAATGGCTGGATGCGTCTCAGCTTGAAGGCGTGATCTGGTCTGACGGTGAACTGGCGATGGACGAACTTTCGCTGCCAACCGCAGAGTTATTGCGTGATGCGGGACCATGGGGGCAGGCGTTCCCCGATCCTACCTTCGACGGCAAGTTTAAAATCTTGCAGCAGAAGCTGGTGGGTGAACGTCATCTGAAGCTGATGCTCGAGCCCGTGGGTGGCGGCCCGCTGCTAGATGGTATCGCTTTTAACGTGGATACCACGCTGTGGCCAGATCCGAGCGTACGTGAAGTGGAGCTGGCATTTAAGCTGGACATTAACGAATATCGTGGCAACCGCAGTGTACAGCTGATGATCCAGCACCTTTGGCCACGCTGA
- the prfB gene encoding peptide chain release factor 2 (programmed frameshift), with protein MFEINPVKSRIQDLSDRTEVLRGYLDYDAKKERLEEVNAELEQPDVWNEPERAQALGKERSSLEEIVNTINQMTQGLDDVSGLLELAIEADDEETFNEAVVELDQLDAKLAQLEFRRMFSGEYDSADCYIDIQAGSGGTEAQDWASMLLRMFLRWAEAKGFKTEIIEESDGEVAGLKSATVKISGEYAYGWLRTETGVHRLVRKSPFDSGGRRHTSFSSAFVYPEVDDDIDIEINPADLRIDVYRASGAGGQHVNRTESAVRITHIPTNIVTQCQNDRSQHKNKDQAMRQLKAKLYEYEMQKKNAEKQVMEDNKSDIGWGSQIRSYVLDDSRIKDLRTGVETRNTQAVLDGDLDRFIEASLKAGL; from the exons ATGTTTGAAATTAATCCGGTAAAAAGCCGTATCCAGGACCTGTCTGACCGGACAGAAGTTCTGAGGGGGTATCTT GACTATGATGCCAAGAAAGAACGGCTAGAAGAAGTTAACGCCGAGCTCGAGCAGCCCGACGTATGGAATGAGCCAGAACGCGCACAGGCGCTGGGCAAAGAACGTTCCTCGTTAGAAGAAATCGTTAATACCATCAATCAAATGACTCAGGGTCTGGATGATGTATCCGGATTGCTGGAGCTAGCTATCGAAGCTGACGACGAAGAGACCTTCAATGAGGCCGTCGTTGAGCTGGATCAGTTAGACGCCAAACTGGCTCAGTTAGAATTCCGTCGTATGTTCTCTGGTGAGTACGACAGCGCTGATTGTTATATCGACATTCAGGCAGGTTCTGGCGGGACAGAAGCACAGGACTGGGCAAGCATGTTGCTGCGTATGTTCCTGCGCTGGGCGGAAGCCAAAGGTTTCAAAACCGAAATTATTGAAGAATCAGACGGCGAAGTAGCCGGTCTGAAATCGGCGACCGTGAAAATCTCCGGTGAATATGCTTACGGCTGGCTGCGTACTGAAACTGGCGTTCATCGCCTAGTACGTAAAAGCCCGTTTGACTCTGGTGGTCGTCGTCATACGTCATTTAGCTCTGCGTTTGTGTACCCAGAAGTGGATGACGATATTGATATCGAGATCAATCCAGCCGATTTGCGTATTGACGTATACCGCGCCTCTGGTGCCGGTGGTCAGCACGTTAACCGTACGGAATCCGCAGTACGTATTACCCATATTCCGACCAACATTGTGACCCAGTGTCAGAATGACCGTTCTCAGCATAAGAACAAAGATCAGGCAATGCGTCAGCTGAAAGCTAAGCTGTACGAATACGAAATGCAGAAGAAAAATGCTGAGAAACAAGTGATGGAAGACAACAAGTCTGACATCGGTTGGGGGAGTCAGATCCGTTCTTATGTACTGGATGACTCTCGCATTAAGGATTTACGTACTGGCGTTGAAACGCGTAATACACAGGCCGTGTTAGATGGCGACCTGGATAGATTCATTGAGGCAAGCTTGAAAGCCGGGTTATGA
- the lysS gene encoding lysine--tRNA ligase, with product MSEQQSQGADQALDLNNEMQSRREKLAALRKEGIAFPNDFRRDATSDKLHSLYDEKDKAELEDLNIEVSVAGRMMTRRIMGKASFVTLQDMGGRIQLYVARDDLPEGLYNDQFKKWDLGDIIGARGKVFRTQTGELSIHCTEIRLLTKALRPLPDKFHGLSDQETRYRQRYLDLIANEESRETFRIRSKTLAAIRSFMVNKGFMEVETPMMQVIPGGASARPFITHHNALDIDMYLRIAPELYLKRLVVGGFERVFEINRNFRNEGVSPRHNPEFTMMELYMAYADYKDLIVLTEDLFRTLTQEVLGSSIVQYGDQTFDFGKPFIKMTMKESINHYRPDIKMEDLDDLDKAIKIAESLGIKIEKSWGLGRIQCEIFDETAEKNLIQPTFITEYPAEVSPLARRNDDNPFITDRFEFFIGGREIGNGFSELNDAEDQAERFQDQVRAKDEGDDEAMFYDEDYVTSLEHGLPPTAGLGIGIDRMMMLFTNSHTIRDVILFPAMRPVK from the coding sequence ATGTCTGAACAACAATCACAAGGTGCCGATCAGGCTCTTGATCTTAACAACGAAATGCAGTCTCGCCGTGAAAAATTGGCCGCGCTGCGCAAGGAAGGGATCGCATTCCCTAACGATTTCCGCCGTGATGCTACTTCGGACAAGTTGCATAGCCTGTACGACGAAAAGGATAAAGCAGAACTCGAAGATCTGAACATCGAGGTTTCTGTTGCTGGTCGTATGATGACCCGCCGTATCATGGGTAAAGCTTCCTTTGTTACTCTGCAGGATATGGGTGGTCGCATCCAGCTGTATGTGGCACGTGACGATCTGCCTGAAGGCCTGTACAACGACCAGTTCAAAAAATGGGACTTGGGTGACATCATTGGTGCGCGCGGTAAAGTATTCCGCACTCAGACGGGTGAACTGTCTATCCATTGTACCGAGATTCGTCTGCTGACTAAGGCACTGCGCCCGCTGCCAGACAAATTCCATGGTCTGTCCGATCAGGAAACTCGCTATCGTCAGCGTTATCTTGATCTGATCGCTAACGAAGAGTCTCGCGAGACTTTCCGTATTCGTTCTAAAACTCTGGCTGCTATCCGTAGCTTTATGGTGAACAAAGGCTTCATGGAAGTGGAAACTCCTATGATGCAAGTGATCCCTGGCGGTGCGTCTGCACGTCCATTCATCACTCACCACAATGCGCTGGATATCGATATGTATCTGCGTATCGCGCCAGAACTGTACCTGAAACGTCTGGTTGTGGGTGGCTTCGAACGCGTATTCGAAATCAACCGTAACTTCCGTAACGAAGGCGTTTCTCCGCGTCATAACCCAGAGTTCACCATGATGGAACTCTATATGGCTTACGCGGATTACAAAGACCTGATCGTTCTGACCGAAGATCTGTTCCGTACTCTGACTCAGGAAGTTCTGGGCAGCAGCATTGTTCAGTACGGCGACCAGACTTTCGACTTCGGCAAACCTTTCATCAAAATGACCATGAAAGAGTCCATCAACCACTATCGTCCAGATATTAAAATGGAAGATTTGGATGACTTGGACAAAGCGATCAAAATCGCTGAATCTCTGGGCATTAAGATCGAGAAGAGCTGGGGCCTAGGCCGTATTCAGTGTGAAATCTTTGACGAAACCGCAGAGAAAAACCTGATTCAGCCAACCTTCATCACCGAATATCCAGCAGAAGTTTCTCCGCTGGCTCGTCGTAACGATGATAACCCGTTCATCACTGACCGCTTCGAGTTCTTCATCGGCGGCCGTGAAATCGGTAACGGCTTCTCCGAGCTTAACGATGCGGAAGATCAGGCTGAACGCTTCCAGGATCAGGTTCGCGCGAAAGACGAAGGTGATGACGAAGCGATGTTCTACGATGAAGACTATGTGACTTCTCTGGAACACGGTCTGCCACCAACCGCAGGTCTGGGTATTGGTATCGACCGTATGATGATGCTGTTCACCAACAGCCACACCATCCGTGACGTGATCCTGTTCCCTGCAATGCGTCCAGTCAAATAA